The following are encoded together in the Cohaesibacter gelatinilyticus genome:
- a CDS encoding asparaginase, whose product MAALVEVTRGSWVESWHDGAIAIVDSNGEMVRQIGDIERPVFPRSAIKGLQALPLIESGAADAYSLSQEALSIACASHNGEEIHTKVSAAMLKACGLDDHALECGTQAPKFEVDQAHLHRAHLQPSALHNNCSGKHAGFLCFSQKAGFDHQGYVNLDHPVQREIRAVLEDLTEVKNLEDGALHACGTDGCSIPTYALPLKNWAHAFAKFATGIGMQAERAKASERLRKAVAEAPYMVAGHDRYCTDVMKIFGERAFVKVGAEGVFCAALPELGFGVALKCWDGSFRAAEMMMTSVLQALLPMSEAEQKALADYNLVQMKNWNGIHVGDIRLADGVLEQLRR is encoded by the coding sequence ATGGCTGCATTGGTGGAAGTGACCCGTGGGAGCTGGGTTGAGAGTTGGCATGATGGCGCCATTGCCATTGTAGATAGCAACGGCGAGATGGTGCGACAGATTGGTGACATTGAACGCCCGGTTTTTCCTCGCTCTGCCATCAAGGGATTGCAAGCTCTGCCATTGATCGAATCTGGTGCGGCGGATGCTTACTCTCTCTCTCAGGAAGCACTGTCTATTGCCTGCGCGTCTCATAACGGTGAAGAGATCCATACAAAGGTCTCTGCTGCAATGCTGAAAGCCTGCGGGCTGGACGACCATGCGTTGGAATGTGGTACCCAAGCTCCAAAGTTCGAAGTTGATCAGGCCCATTTGCATCGCGCCCACCTACAGCCTTCTGCCCTTCATAACAATTGTTCCGGCAAGCATGCTGGCTTTTTGTGTTTCTCTCAAAAAGCAGGATTCGATCATCAGGGCTATGTCAATCTGGATCATCCGGTGCAGCGAGAGATAAGGGCAGTTCTGGAAGATCTGACGGAGGTGAAAAATCTCGAAGATGGTGCCTTACATGCTTGCGGTACCGATGGATGTTCAATTCCAACCTACGCACTGCCTCTGAAAAACTGGGCGCATGCCTTTGCCAAATTTGCGACCGGTATCGGCATGCAAGCAGAGCGAGCGAAAGCCTCAGAGAGACTACGTAAAGCGGTTGCAGAGGCACCCTATATGGTCGCGGGACATGATCGTTATTGTACTGATGTTATGAAGATTTTTGGTGAACGGGCTTTTGTCAAAGTCGGCGCAGAAGGTGTGTTTTGTGCGGCATTGCCTGAGCTCGGCTTTGGAGTTGCCCTGAAATGCTGGGATGGTTCATTCCGGGCCGCCGAAATGATGATGACCAGCGTGCTACAAGCCTTGTTGCCAATGAGTGAGGCAGAGCAAAAGGCTCTGGCTGATTATAATTTGGTACAGATGAAGAACTGGAACGGAATCCATGTTGGTGACATCCGTCTTGCTGACGGAGTTCTGGAACAATTGCGCAGATAG
- a CDS encoding YciI family protein, translated as MPLIEKDANLFTIDLNYIVPIEQVEPHISAHMDFLQRNYDQKRFLASGPKVPRTGGMIIAVGSSRQEIENLIKEDPFHIHALAAYEITEFVPRMKADGDL; from the coding sequence GTGCCTCTCATTGAAAAAGATGCCAATCTCTTCACTATTGATCTCAATTATATAGTCCCGATTGAACAGGTGGAGCCCCACATCTCGGCGCATATGGATTTCTTGCAGCGCAACTATGATCAAAAGCGCTTTCTCGCATCTGGCCCCAAAGTGCCCAGAACTGGTGGCATGATCATAGCTGTAGGCTCATCTCGTCAAGAAATTGAGAACCTCATCAAGGAAGATCCGTTTCATATTCATGCGCTTGCTGCCTATGAAATTACTGAATTTGTTCCACGTATGAAGGCGGATGGTGACTTATAA
- a CDS encoding acetyl-CoA acetyltransferase, with product MTACIVGWAHMPFGKIQDKTVEDMIVEVATDALAHAGLGPADIDEIYLGHFNAGFSRQNFTASLVLQADPAFRFKPATRVENACATGSAAIAQGIKAIQANRARKVLVVGVEQMTTTPGKEIGDNLLKASYLPEDGDTPAGFAGVFGKIAHLYFEKYGNQNDALAMIASKAHSNGMSNPYAQMRKEMPFEFCRDESEKNPIVAGPLKRTDCSLVSDGAAAVVLSDVESAQSHDQAVLFRANEQVNDFLPMSKRDILQFEGCKVAWKQAFSNAGLTIDDLNLVETHDCFTIAELIEYEAMGLVPEGEGARAIKEGMVTKDGKLPVNPSGGLKAKGHPIGATGVSMHALMAMQLTGNAGDMQITDANIGGIFNMGGAAVANYVSILERVK from the coding sequence ATGACTGCATGTATCGTTGGCTGGGCGCACATGCCCTTTGGAAAAATTCAGGACAAGACCGTCGAGGACATGATTGTCGAAGTGGCAACTGACGCATTGGCTCATGCCGGCCTTGGCCCTGCTGACATCGATGAGATCTATCTTGGCCACTTCAATGCCGGTTTCTCTCGTCAGAACTTTACAGCCTCGTTGGTGTTGCAAGCAGATCCTGCTTTCCGCTTCAAGCCTGCGACCCGCGTCGAGAATGCCTGCGCCACGGGCTCTGCTGCAATTGCTCAAGGTATCAAGGCCATTCAAGCTAATCGTGCGCGCAAAGTGCTTGTCGTTGGCGTTGAGCAGATGACCACCACTCCAGGCAAGGAAATTGGTGATAATCTGCTGAAAGCATCTTATTTGCCAGAAGATGGTGACACTCCAGCTGGTTTCGCGGGTGTGTTTGGCAAGATTGCACATCTCTATTTCGAGAAATATGGCAATCAGAATGATGCGCTTGCCATGATTGCTTCCAAGGCGCATTCCAATGGCATGTCCAATCCATATGCGCAAATGCGCAAGGAAATGCCGTTTGAATTCTGCCGTGACGAAAGCGAGAAAAACCCAATCGTTGCCGGGCCGTTGAAACGTACCGATTGTTCTTTGGTCTCTGATGGTGCTGCTGCTGTTGTTCTCTCAGACGTCGAGTCCGCCCAATCTCATGATCAGGCTGTTCTGTTCCGTGCCAACGAGCAGGTGAATGACTTCCTGCCAATGTCCAAGCGCGACATTCTCCAGTTCGAAGGCTGTAAAGTTGCCTGGAAACAAGCCTTCAGCAATGCTGGTCTGACCATTGATGACCTGAATTTGGTGGAAACTCATGACTGCTTCACCATCGCCGAGCTGATCGAATATGAAGCAATGGGCCTAGTGCCGGAAGGTGAGGGCGCTCGCGCCATAAAGGAAGGAATGGTCACCAAGGATGGTAAGCTGCCAGTGAACCCATCTGGTGGTCTGAAAGCCAAAGGTCACCCAATCGGTGCAACCGGTGTTTCCATGCATGCTCTGATGGCCATGCAGCTGACCGGCAATGCTGGTGATATGCAGATCACAGATGCCAATATCGGTGGCATTTTCAACATGGGTGGTGCAGCAGTTGCCAACTATGTCTCCATTCTGGAACGCGTAAAGTAA
- a CDS encoding ferritin, translating into MLNAKVAEKLNAQINSELFASHLYFSIAAYFSSRDLPGMSSWFQAHSVEEHEHAKKLFDFMQKRGARITITELEAPKTEFTSPTDAWETAYNHEKLVTAAIHDIFEVAAEAKEYGTTAMLQWFLDEQVEEEDTFRRNFMLAKAAGDDEWNLQDLDARLGSRNA; encoded by the coding sequence ATGCTGAATGCCAAAGTAGCGGAAAAACTCAACGCACAAATCAATAGCGAACTGTTCGCCTCACATTTGTATTTCTCTATTGCCGCTTACTTCTCCTCCCGTGATCTTCCTGGAATGTCCTCTTGGTTTCAGGCTCATTCTGTCGAAGAGCATGAGCATGCCAAGAAATTGTTCGACTTCATGCAAAAGCGTGGTGCGCGGATTACAATTACTGAGCTTGAAGCCCCAAAAACAGAATTCACGTCGCCTACAGATGCCTGGGAAACGGCTTACAATCACGAGAAGCTTGTAACCGCAGCTATCCATGACATTTTCGAAGTGGCGGCAGAGGCAAAGGAATATGGTACCACGGCCATGCTGCAATGGTTCCTTGACGAACAGGTGGAAGAGGAAGACACCTTCCGCCGTAACTTCATGCTGGCAAAAGCTGCTGGTGATGATGAATGGAATTTGCAGGATCTGGATGCGCGTCTGGGAAGTCGTAACGCCTGA
- a CDS encoding TIGR03808 family TAT-translocated repetitive protein: protein MSSHLSRRSFLNRCLVGLGGVGLASATPAHASSWLDGGKSGLIPNGRKDQSKAMRKAMSRAAHEKRPLFLPAGRYVVRDLELPSDLHMIGALGQSELIMRSGARFLLRANARKNIRLESLTLRGIGATISSEITAQLEAVNCQRLVIDNCHFVQGGRTGIQLEGCSGEITSCEFRQLGRYAIFSRHAKGLWIEKNRIDDIGDGGILIHRGEFGPDGTRVLNNRISNIHAARGGSGQYGNGINIFRSDNVLISGNHIADCQYSAIRSNGAKQCHIIGNHCLGSGEVALFSEFEFDGAIIANNSIEGGAAGISIANFNRGGRRVTVTGNLIRNMTNSTPHQGPRLNNYGLYVEADAVVNGNNIEGCPSKGMILGFGPYMRNIVASNNLVRGSQVGLAVSIVPKAGSVLIESNLFEDVTTAIAGFRWRDQSTGELLGNPDKVPANIRLNNNQIA from the coding sequence ATGTCGTCTCACTTGTCCCGTCGCTCATTTTTGAACCGATGCCTTGTTGGCCTTGGCGGTGTTGGATTGGCCTCTGCAACACCTGCACATGCTTCATCTTGGCTGGATGGCGGGAAGTCTGGGTTGATTCCCAACGGTAGAAAAGATCAGTCCAAAGCCATGAGAAAGGCCATGAGCCGTGCTGCTCATGAGAAGCGGCCGCTTTTCCTGCCTGCTGGCCGCTATGTGGTACGAGATCTGGAGCTTCCCTCCGATCTACACATGATTGGAGCGTTGGGGCAGAGCGAGTTGATCATGAGGTCGGGCGCAAGGTTTTTACTCCGGGCAAATGCGCGCAAGAATATCCGCCTTGAAAGTCTTACCCTTCGTGGCATAGGTGCCACAATCTCATCAGAAATCACCGCTCAATTGGAAGCCGTGAACTGCCAGCGTCTGGTTATTGACAATTGTCACTTCGTGCAGGGTGGACGAACCGGCATCCAATTGGAGGGATGCTCTGGTGAAATCACCTCCTGTGAATTCCGACAATTGGGCCGCTATGCCATTTTCTCTCGCCATGCCAAAGGACTCTGGATCGAAAAGAACCGAATTGATGACATTGGTGACGGTGGAATTCTGATCCATCGCGGAGAATTCGGCCCTGATGGCACTCGGGTTCTCAATAACCGTATCTCTAATATACATGCTGCTCGGGGCGGCTCTGGTCAATATGGTAACGGCATCAATATCTTTCGCTCTGACAACGTGTTGATATCGGGCAATCACATTGCCGACTGCCAATATTCCGCCATCCGCTCCAATGGTGCCAAGCAGTGCCATATCATCGGCAATCATTGTCTTGGGTCAGGGGAAGTGGCGCTCTTTAGCGAATTTGAATTTGACGGTGCGATTATTGCCAATAACAGTATTGAAGGTGGGGCAGCCGGCATATCCATCGCCAATTTCAATCGTGGTGGACGGCGTGTCACGGTGACAGGCAATCTCATCCGCAATATGACCAATTCCACACCACATCAAGGGCCTCGTTTGAACAATTATGGCCTTTATGTTGAGGCCGATGCGGTTGTGAATGGCAACAACATCGAAGGCTGCCCAAGCAAGGGCATGATATTGGGATTTGGCCCATATATGCGCAATATTGTGGCTAGCAATAATCTGGTTCGTGGCTCTCAGGTTGGCTTGGCGGTCAGCATTGTTCCAAAAGCTGGCAGTGTTCTGATTGAGAGCAATCTATTTGAAGATGTCACCACTGCCATTGCTGGGTTCCGTTGGCGAGACCAATCCACCGGCGAGCTATTGGGCAATCCTGACAAAGTCCCTGCCAATATTCGTCTGAACAACAATCAAATAGCATAA
- a CDS encoding DUF1131 family protein: protein MTPLSDPAGAPPPAAVLQVTDQGVGGLGDETGYGPKAIGAALPGYNIETIQTAGENGTQWTYAAFLDGLQMVQVFKGTSGKIGVVHGVGDAIAGPNGERLGMTFSQSGLPRSACRVGKNLWRGMAICSAKNTRSVSLVFAISGYAGPFDRLPADRELGGATLQRILWSPAR, encoded by the coding sequence ATGACGCCTCTCAGCGACCCGGCAGGTGCACCACCACCTGCTGCTGTTCTGCAAGTTACCGATCAAGGTGTCGGTGGTCTGGGAGACGAGACCGGTTATGGCCCCAAAGCAATCGGGGCTGCATTACCCGGATACAATATTGAGACCATTCAAACCGCCGGGGAGAATGGCACCCAATGGACATATGCGGCCTTTCTGGACGGTCTGCAAATGGTTCAGGTTTTCAAAGGAACCAGTGGGAAAATTGGTGTCGTTCATGGTGTAGGAGACGCTATTGCAGGGCCAAATGGGGAGCGCCTGGGCATGACATTCTCACAATCCGGGCTCCCTCGTTCTGCATGTCGTGTCGGCAAGAATTTGTGGCGTGGCATGGCAATTTGCAGTGCCAAAAACACGCGGTCTGTATCGCTGGTCTTTGCAATTTCGGGTTATGCGGGTCCATTTGATCGACTGCCAGCCGACAGGGAACTGGGTGGTGCAACCTTGCAGCGCATTCTTTGGTCACCAGCTCGTTGA
- the meaB gene encoding methylmalonyl Co-A mutase-associated GTPase MeaB, with protein MPMAPANLNAEDLAHRILDGNRAALARAITLIESRKPAHRAIAHDLLTRLLPHSGGAHRVGITGVPGVGKSTTIDQLGSNLTAMGKKVAVLAVDPSSTRTGGSILGDKTRMEQLSIDRNAFIRPSPSAGTLGGVAARTRETMFLCEAAGFDVILVETVGIGQSETTVADMVDFFLVLMLPGAGDELQGIKKGVLEIADMIAVNKADGDGARRARKAAAEYRAALHIMTPASPSWTPPVMTISGLANESLDKMWEQVESHQQKLNATGELQAKRSGQQVRWMWSMVEDRMRALLHDSPAVTTLLSNVEAQVQNGQLPASVAVEQIMSQLLTSLRAE; from the coding sequence ATGCCCATGGCCCCTGCCAACCTAAATGCCGAAGATCTGGCTCATCGTATTCTGGATGGAAATCGTGCAGCATTGGCAAGAGCCATCACTCTGATCGAGAGCCGCAAGCCTGCCCATCGTGCGATTGCTCATGATCTTCTGACCCGCCTCTTACCCCATAGCGGTGGCGCACATCGGGTTGGAATCACCGGAGTGCCTGGCGTCGGCAAGTCGACAACCATTGATCAGCTGGGTTCCAATTTGACAGCCATGGGCAAGAAGGTCGCCGTTCTTGCGGTAGATCCCTCTTCAACCCGCACGGGCGGCTCAATTCTGGGTGACAAGACCCGCATGGAGCAGTTGTCCATTGATCGCAACGCTTTCATTCGCCCCTCTCCTTCCGCTGGTACTTTGGGCGGTGTAGCCGCCCGCACCCGCGAAACCATGTTCTTATGTGAAGCAGCCGGGTTCGATGTCATTCTGGTGGAGACGGTAGGCATCGGTCAATCTGAGACCACCGTTGCCGATATGGTGGATTTCTTTCTGGTTCTGATGCTTCCCGGTGCTGGTGATGAATTGCAGGGTATCAAGAAGGGTGTTCTGGAAATTGCCGATATGATTGCCGTCAATAAAGCGGATGGCGACGGTGCACGGCGCGCCCGCAAAGCAGCTGCTGAATATCGTGCTGCTCTGCATATCATGACCCCGGCCAGCCCAAGCTGGACACCTCCCGTCATGACCATATCCGGTCTTGCCAATGAAAGCCTCGACAAGATGTGGGAACAGGTGGAAAGCCATCAACAAAAGCTGAATGCTACAGGCGAATTGCAAGCCAAGCGCTCGGGTCAGCAAGTTCGCTGGATGTGGTCCATGGTTGAAGATCGCATGCGTGCCCTCCTTCATGACAGTCCGGCTGTTACAACATTGCTATCTAACGTTGAGGCTCAGGTCCAAAATGGACAATTGCCAGCCTCTGTCGCAGTCGAGCAGATCATGTCTCAATTGCTGACCAGCCTTCGAGCGGAATAA
- a CDS encoding AraC family transcriptional regulator, giving the protein MMHPDRLTTLISQFEITAKRLPIHEGSNLALRQVDGKLERLYLVFNSKSSLDFTGAEFVNLHFDLGGNDNPLVQALPPVIEVNLTNEKAIASITQLILAESATHRCGGDIVLNRLCELLFVNILRHHIETHGAQTGMFAGLAHPKLCHAVVAMHDNPGERWQIDDLMRLAGMSRSQFMAEFQSIVGKTPIAYLKQWRMVLARNEVLKGTRVNEIARRFGYSNGDAFCRAFAATFGSAPTKYVNG; this is encoded by the coding sequence ATGATGCATCCAGATCGCCTCACAACCTTGATCTCGCAGTTTGAGATTACTGCAAAACGTCTTCCCATACATGAGGGAAGTAATCTTGCTTTGCGGCAAGTGGATGGAAAGCTCGAACGGCTCTATCTGGTGTTCAACAGCAAATCATCGCTTGATTTCACTGGTGCTGAGTTCGTTAATTTGCACTTCGATCTTGGTGGGAATGACAATCCGCTTGTGCAAGCCTTGCCGCCCGTTATTGAAGTGAATCTGACCAATGAGAAGGCTATCGCATCCATCACGCAACTGATCCTTGCGGAGAGTGCGACCCATCGCTGTGGCGGAGATATCGTACTCAATCGTCTATGTGAGTTGCTCTTTGTAAATATTCTGCGTCACCACATCGAAACGCATGGTGCTCAAACTGGCATGTTTGCGGGACTTGCTCACCCCAAGCTTTGTCACGCCGTGGTAGCCATGCATGATAATCCCGGAGAGCGGTGGCAGATAGACGATTTGATGCGACTTGCCGGAATGTCCCGATCTCAGTTTATGGCTGAATTTCAGTCGATTGTCGGTAAAACCCCCATTGCCTATCTCAAGCAATGGCGCATGGTACTGGCGCGAAATGAAGTCCTGAAAGGTACAAGAGTCAACGAGATCGCCCGCCGCTTTGGCTATAGCAATGGTGATGCCTTCTGCAGAGCATTTGCCGCTACTTTCGGCTCAGCGCCGACCAAATATGTGAATGGTTAG
- a CDS encoding peroxiredoxin-like family protein produces MLIPRQKTPSLAVPTLDGTIFNVNKENSERGVVICFYRGLHCPLCATYLKELEKQTAAFAERGVTTIAISSDGKERTEAMAEKIGAKALRFGYDLDLKKAREWGLYISTSRGKTSIGIEEPALFSEPGLFMVNSDQTLYYGSVQTMPFVRPHFSELVGALDFAIANNYPARGEYTDEV; encoded by the coding sequence ATGCTTATCCCTCGTCAAAAAACTCCATCCCTTGCTGTGCCAACCCTTGATGGTACGATCTTCAATGTCAACAAAGAGAATAGCGAACGCGGTGTCGTCATCTGTTTCTATCGCGGCCTGCACTGCCCGCTATGTGCGACCTATCTGAAGGAGCTGGAAAAGCAGACCGCAGCATTTGCCGAACGCGGTGTAACAACGATTGCAATCAGCTCCGATGGAAAAGAGCGTACCGAGGCAATGGCTGAGAAAATCGGCGCCAAGGCTCTACGCTTTGGTTATGATCTGGATCTGAAGAAAGCTCGCGAATGGGGTCTGTATATCTCGACCTCACGCGGCAAAACCTCTATTGGCATTGAAGAACCCGCTCTCTTCTCCGAGCCAGGACTGTTCATGGTCAACTCCGACCAGACACTCTATTATGGCTCCGTCCAGACCATGCCTTTCGTTCGCCCGCATTTTTCTGAGCTGGTTGGCGCATTGGATTTTGCTATTGCCAACAATTATCCAGCACGCGGTGAATATACCGACGAGGTATAG
- a CDS encoding RsiV family protein yields MSCRILALGLVGIFATTAFDVAAQSTISNVTAPQIASDFTFQPSSNIARMAQTNSSTANATSGETTHDTRNKPETVTIQSQSNSNILGPLKPFLLHSKDATITYLMPGAIVHRAGLDLALRSELENRALDFWQLSRQVRSKLPAFSVSPFLLRSRVEDRFQSSHYSSLYWQEEQQTGDASGTLSIHTLTYDHESEKVIGLQDLLGSQDDNHYRALLDLLNAYIRADIARQKSLRLGSSITPDQDAWLKEFSPTEEKLSTFNLVPSTENGLIAGLTFYFNPGLLGAEADGAYSVYVPSSIFATSLQPDYAANFGGEALKVNTYASNGLSSAMVHLRNLKEGDELAGSMVIEGEVPQNWCNGLHVTLLDGDEIVSEGAVTMEPNLQGFGLVDGMIRFRVEMDVNGEGGNPGRLTFEPYQVEQQDGQAVLKKGHGCDPQKSLTLPNPINDQISLSVVY; encoded by the coding sequence ATGTCATGCAGGATTTTGGCTCTTGGTCTGGTCGGCATTTTTGCGACCACTGCATTCGACGTCGCTGCTCAAAGCACAATTTCCAATGTTACGGCTCCTCAGATCGCAAGTGACTTCACATTCCAGCCATCATCCAATATTGCTCGAATGGCTCAGACGAATTCATCCACCGCCAATGCAACCTCCGGTGAAACAACTCATGACACGCGGAACAAGCCAGAAACCGTTACGATTCAATCCCAATCCAACTCCAACATATTAGGTCCATTGAAGCCCTTTCTTCTGCATTCCAAGGATGCAACCATTACCTATCTGATGCCGGGAGCTATTGTTCATCGAGCCGGATTGGATCTGGCTTTGCGCTCGGAATTGGAAAATCGGGCATTGGACTTCTGGCAGCTATCGCGTCAGGTTCGTAGCAAACTTCCAGCTTTTTCCGTTTCTCCTTTTCTATTGCGCTCACGAGTTGAAGACCGCTTCCAATCTTCACATTATTCGTCCCTTTATTGGCAGGAAGAGCAACAGACTGGTGACGCATCCGGCACATTATCCATTCATACCCTCACCTATGATCATGAGAGCGAAAAGGTTATCGGATTGCAAGATCTGTTGGGCAGTCAGGATGATAATCATTATCGCGCATTGCTGGATTTGCTCAACGCCTATATTCGTGCCGACATCGCCCGACAGAAATCTCTGCGTTTGGGATCATCCATCACACCTGACCAAGATGCCTGGCTGAAAGAATTCAGCCCAACAGAAGAGAAGCTTTCCACCTTCAATCTGGTTCCCTCAACAGAAAACGGATTGATTGCTGGCCTGACTTTTTATTTCAATCCTGGCCTTTTAGGTGCTGAGGCCGATGGCGCTTATTCCGTTTATGTCCCTTCCTCCATTTTCGCCACCAGTCTTCAGCCCGATTATGCCGCCAACTTTGGTGGGGAGGCACTAAAAGTCAATACGTATGCATCCAATGGGCTCTCCTCAGCCATGGTACACCTACGTAACTTAAAAGAAGGAGATGAGCTTGCCGGTTCCATGGTGATTGAAGGGGAAGTGCCGCAAAACTGGTGCAATGGTCTACATGTGACCTTACTGGATGGTGATGAGATCGTCTCCGAGGGTGCGGTCACAATGGAACCCAATCTTCAGGGTTTCGGTCTCGTGGATGGCATGATCCGTTTTCGAGTGGAAATGGATGTCAATGGAGAGGGTGGCAATCCGGGAAGACTGACATTCGAACCCTATCAGGTTGAACAACAAGATGGGCAAGCAGTCTTAAAAAAGGGACATGGTTGCGATCCTCAAAAATCCCTGACCCTGCCGAATCCGATCAATGATCAAATCTCCTTGTCAGTGGTTTATTAA
- a CDS encoding response regulator, translating into MGTMVALRKILVADDSSTVRTAFCQAIEQIDQTIEIIQAKDGVETAAALANHVVDMAFIDVNMPGMSGIEALELARKAGVDTFVVLMSGHFDPQLISQAKRFHAYDYLKKPFQFDEIKRLLSYQQRIRHQKSLLVVDDSKVVRRVVFKVLNESQFSLNSSEADSGEQAIQLCRSIPYDIIFMDYHMPGFDGLRGAREVMKILPKAKIILMSADGSDQVIEKARTNGLAGFMKKPFYPDDVDMILHEIMGLKPPSIGKEAILFPQKEVSAPAAKEANAEDDDAFLI; encoded by the coding sequence ATGGGCACGATGGTCGCCTTGCGCAAAATTCTCGTTGCAGATGATTCTTCAACGGTTCGCACTGCCTTTTGTCAGGCAATTGAACAGATTGATCAGACAATCGAAATCATCCAAGCCAAGGATGGCGTAGAGACTGCAGCAGCATTGGCAAACCATGTCGTCGACATGGCCTTCATTGACGTCAATATGCCCGGTATGTCCGGAATTGAAGCACTGGAACTTGCGCGCAAAGCCGGGGTGGATACCTTTGTGGTTTTGATGTCTGGCCACTTTGACCCGCAACTCATTTCACAAGCCAAGCGCTTTCACGCTTATGACTATCTGAAAAAACCTTTCCAATTTGACGAAATCAAGCGACTGTTGAGCTATCAGCAACGCATCCGTCACCAAAAATCTCTGTTGGTGGTCGATGATTCGAAAGTGGTTCGTCGTGTGGTGTTCAAGGTTTTGAATGAGAGCCAATTCTCGCTCAACAGTTCCGAGGCTGATTCTGGTGAGCAAGCCATTCAGCTTTGCCGCAGCATTCCCTATGATATCATTTTCATGGACTATCATATGCCCGGCTTTGATGGACTTCGGGGGGCACGGGAAGTAATGAAAATCCTACCCAAAGCCAAGATCATCCTGATGAGTGCTGATGGCAGCGATCAGGTGATAGAAAAGGCCCGAACCAACGGGTTGGCAGGTTTCATGAAGAAACCTTTCTACCCCGATGATGTCGACATGATCCTGCACGAGATCATGGGGCTAAAACCTCCCAGCATTGGCAAGGAGGCTATTCTCTTCCCACAGAAGGAAGTCTCAGCGCCTGCAGCAAAGGAAGCCAATGCTGAAGACGATGATGCATTCCTCATCTAA